From the Candidatus Hydrogenedentota bacterium genome, the window GTTCTCGATGTACTCCTTGTCCGCGCCCACGCCGAGGCCGGAGGAGTTGTCAATGTCGTTGTTGTAGAGGGTGGTCACGCCGTCCTTGAATTCGGCGTCATTGGAGACCTGGACGACCACGTCGAAGTAGACCCGTTTGCCCTCATGGAAGTGCCACAGCAGGATGGCGTAAATCTCGTGCTCCGCCTCGAGGTCAATCTGGACCCACTGCGTGCCGTCGGCCAGCTCGATGAGGCTGTTCTTGGCGTAGTTCTTGTCACCGTCCACGAGCATTTTCAGCTCGCCGAGGCTGGGGTTCTTGTCGCTGCTGGTGACCGGCTTTCCGGCGGAGACCAGTTCCGTGCCCTTGGGCGCCATGAACGGCGGGCGGTCGCGGAAATCCTCCTTCTCGAGGTTCTCACTCC encodes:
- a CDS encoding discoidin domain-containing protein yields the protein MKTFWTLTLGMMALLLVSGMVPAAAADDEMVEVKIELPEPFFGGTPIDYWSENLEKEDFRDRPPFMAPKGTELVSAGKPVTSSDKNPSLGELKMLVDGDKNYAKNSLIELADGTQWVQIDLEAEHEIYAILLWHFHEGKRVYFDVVVQVSNDAEFKDGVTTLYNNDIDNSSGLGVGADKEYIENNKGRLVEAKGAKARYVRLYSNGNTADDMNHYVEAEVFARAAK